A region of Moorena producens PAL-8-15-08-1 DNA encodes the following proteins:
- a CDS encoding Gmad2 immunoglobulin-like domain-containing protein produces MINTINTNSKISHQTSQVYTGTPEPRNSLPTISVRQPIAHDIVENPIRVCGIATGFEGIIHIRVRDNNGTQLFRHFLTVGGNGILANFSVGLPLKMVPATPQGTLEIFSISAANGSETNQVIVPIVFGNALLLRYFGFYQYTVIPGDTLFSIAQQVYGDGRLYRRILEANRHQINRPHHIYPGLVLRVPVSKF; encoded by the coding sequence ATGATTAACACAATTAACACCAATAGCAAGATTAGCCATCAAACCTCACAGGTTTACACAGGTACCCCTGAGCCAAGAAACAGTCTACCTACCATTTCCGTTCGTCAGCCCATAGCCCACGACATTGTTGAAAATCCCATCCGTGTCTGCGGCATTGCTACTGGCTTTGAAGGCATCATTCACATCCGTGTCCGGGACAATAATGGTACCCAGTTATTCCGGCATTTTCTAACTGTTGGCGGTAATGGCATCCTCGCTAACTTCTCGGTAGGATTGCCATTGAAAATGGTACCAGCAACCCCCCAAGGTACCCTTGAAATTTTCAGTATCTCAGCAGCAAACGGCAGTGAAACCAATCAGGTAATCGTGCCAATTGTTTTCGGCAACGCCTTGCTGCTTCGGTACTTTGGTTTCTATCAATACACTGTCATCCCCGGTGACACCCTCTTCAGCATCGCCCAACAAGTTTACGGTGACGGCAGATTGTATCGTCGGATATTAGAAGCCAACCGACACCAGATTAACCGTCCTCATCACATCTATCCAGGATTAGTGTTACGAGTTCCAGTCTCAAAGTTTTAG
- a CDS encoding NHLP family bacteriocin export ABC transporter peptidase/permease/ATPase subunit has protein sequence MRVRTPTILQMEAVECGAASLAIILGYYNRIVPLAELRIECGVSRDGSKASNLILAARRYGMVADGFKAEHLEQLQELSPPYIIFWKFNHFLVVEGLSKHWVFLNDPATGPRRISWEEFDEGFTGVVLVIEPGPDFNKGGRKPSVILGLIDRLQGSVGAILYCILAGFLLVLPGLAIPVFSQVFVDEILVENRTEWLRPLILGMIITTVFQGILTLLRLRYLRKLSIKLAVGMSTRFLWHILRLPVRFYAQRYAGEISNRASLNNKVAQVLSGQLATTVIDTVMIVFYAVVMFAYDGVLTLIGICFSAINGLALQWVARQRVDANMRLVQDWGKAAGVSIAALQSMETLKASALESDFFSRWSGYYAKAAIAEQELEVTNQMLGVLPILLTSLTSMLILVVGGWRVMDGNLSIGMLVAFQSLMISFQQPVNTLVDFGSTLQELEGDLNRLDDVLGNSLDSEVEREGEREMGRWGDGEMDELNSRPRAGSPLNPPASNPSLGDFNSRTPQNWGVRGAGDFNSRTPQNWGARGAKLPVIPNLNGYVELRDVTFGYSHVDPPLIENFSLSLQPGQRVALVGASGSGKSTLAKLICGLYQPWEGEILLDGTPRREIPREVLASSLSLVEQDIFLFGGTVRDNLTLWNATVTDQQLVQACQDAVIHEAVMAIPGGYDGELLEGGVNLSGGQRQRLEIARALVKNPAILVMDEATSALDAQTEQMIVENLRSRQCSCILVAHRLSTIRDCDEIIVLEGGKVVQRGTHEELWEQGGVYQRLIRSES, from the coding sequence ATGCGTGTCAGAACTCCTACTATTTTACAAATGGAAGCAGTCGAATGCGGAGCCGCTTCCTTAGCTATTATTCTTGGTTACTATAATCGCATTGTGCCCTTAGCTGAACTGCGGATTGAGTGTGGGGTTTCCCGTGATGGCAGCAAAGCTTCTAATCTTATTCTTGCTGCTAGACGTTATGGAATGGTTGCAGATGGCTTTAAAGCAGAACACTTAGAACAACTTCAAGAATTATCTCCCCCCTACATTATCTTTTGGAAGTTCAATCACTTCCTGGTGGTGGAAGGATTAAGCAAACATTGGGTATTTCTCAATGACCCCGCCACCGGTCCCCGGAGGATTTCTTGGGAGGAATTTGATGAGGGGTTTACTGGGGTTGTCCTAGTGATCGAACCGGGACCAGACTTTAATAAGGGGGGTCGTAAACCTAGTGTCATCTTAGGGTTGATTGACCGTTTGCAAGGTTCAGTTGGGGCAATTTTATACTGTATTTTGGCAGGATTTCTGTTAGTTCTGCCAGGATTAGCTATCCCAGTGTTCAGTCAGGTGTTTGTGGATGAGATTCTGGTAGAAAATCGCACGGAATGGCTGCGTCCCCTGATTTTGGGGATGATTATTACGACGGTGTTTCAAGGAATTCTGACCCTGCTGCGACTGCGCTATTTACGAAAGCTGAGCATTAAGCTGGCTGTGGGGATGTCCACTCGTTTCCTATGGCATATTCTAAGATTGCCTGTCAGATTTTATGCTCAACGATATGCCGGGGAAATTAGCAATCGTGCCAGTCTCAATAATAAAGTAGCTCAGGTGCTATCTGGACAATTGGCAACTACGGTGATTGATACGGTGATGATAGTGTTCTACGCTGTGGTGATGTTTGCCTATGACGGAGTACTGACGTTAATTGGTATCTGTTTTTCTGCTATCAATGGCTTGGCCTTGCAGTGGGTAGCCAGACAGCGGGTGGATGCTAATATGCGCTTAGTCCAAGATTGGGGGAAAGCTGCGGGGGTAAGTATTGCAGCCCTCCAGAGTATGGAAACCTTGAAAGCATCAGCCTTGGAGTCGGATTTCTTTTCCCGCTGGTCTGGTTATTATGCCAAAGCTGCGATCGCTGAGCAAGAGTTGGAAGTCACAAACCAGATGTTGGGGGTTTTGCCCATATTACTCACCTCCTTAACCTCGATGTTGATTTTAGTGGTTGGGGGTTGGCGGGTGATGGATGGAAACCTCAGCATTGGGATGTTGGTGGCGTTTCAAAGTTTAATGATCAGTTTTCAACAACCTGTTAATACTTTGGTAGATTTCGGGAGTACCCTCCAGGAATTAGAAGGGGATTTAAATCGTTTAGATGATGTGTTAGGTAATTCCCTTGATTCGGAAGTGGAGAGAGAGGGAGAGAGGGAGATGGGGAGATGGGGAGATGGGGAGATGGATGAATTGAACTCACGACCGAGAGCTGGAAGCCCCCTAAATCCCCCAGCGAGCAATCCCTCGCTGGGGGACTTTAACTCAAGAACCCCCCAAAATTGGGGGGTTAGGGGGGCGGGGGACTTTAACTCAAGAACCCCCCAAAATTGGGGGGCTAGGGGGGCGAAACTTCCTGTAATCCCAAATCTAAACGGTTATGTAGAGTTACGGGATGTTACGTTTGGTTACTCCCATGTAGACCCGCCGTTGATTGAGAACTTCAGTCTATCCTTGCAACCAGGACAACGGGTGGCTTTAGTTGGTGCCAGTGGTTCGGGGAAATCTACCCTGGCTAAACTGATCTGTGGACTTTATCAACCTTGGGAAGGGGAGATTCTCTTGGATGGGACTCCTAGACGGGAAATTCCGCGAGAGGTGTTGGCCAGTTCTTTATCACTGGTGGAACAGGATATCTTTCTGTTTGGTGGGACGGTGCGGGATAATTTAACCTTATGGAATGCTACAGTAACCGATCAGCAATTAGTCCAAGCTTGTCAAGATGCGGTTATCCATGAAGCAGTCATGGCAATTCCGGGGGGATATGACGGGGAATTGCTGGAAGGGGGTGTGAATTTAAGTGGCGGACAGCGACAACGGTTGGAAATTGCCCGGGCATTGGTGAAAAATCCAGCAATTTTGGTGATGGATGAAGCGACTTCTGCTTTAGATGCCCAGACAGAACAAATGATTGTGGAAAATTTGCGATCGCGTCAGTGTAGTTGTATTTTGGTAGCCCACCGCTTGAGTACCATTCGAGATTGTGATGAAATTATTGTGCTGGAAGGGGGTAAGGTGGTGCAACGGGGAACTCATGAGGAATTGTGGGAACAAGGGGGCGTTTATCAGAGGTTGATTCGTTCAGAAAGTTGA
- a CDS encoding glutathione binding-like protein: MIDLYTFSTPNGRKPAIMLEEVGLPYTVHKIDITKGEQFTPEYVAINPNSKIPAIIDQDTGIKVFESGAILIYLAEKTAKLLPTDTAARIQVIEWLMFQMASVGPMFGQLSHFRRSAPEQIPYAIDRYEKETLRLFGVLDQQLAKQEFIVGDYSIADIATYPWVAAYEYLGVTLDNHPHLKRWVETMQQRPAVERGMAV; encoded by the coding sequence ATGATTGACCTATATACCTTTTCCACACCTAACGGACGGAAACCTGCTATCATGCTCGAAGAAGTAGGACTTCCCTACACCGTTCACAAAATTGACATAACCAAGGGAGAACAGTTTACTCCCGAATATGTAGCAATCAATCCCAATAGTAAAATTCCTGCTATCATTGACCAGGATACTGGTATCAAAGTTTTCGAGTCAGGAGCAATCCTAATTTATTTAGCAGAAAAGACAGCCAAGTTATTGCCAACCGATACAGCAGCAAGAATACAAGTGATTGAATGGCTAATGTTCCAGATGGCAAGCGTTGGACCAATGTTTGGTCAACTGAGTCACTTCCGACGCTCTGCCCCAGAACAGATTCCCTATGCTATCGATCGCTATGAAAAAGAAACCCTACGTCTGTTTGGTGTCTTAGATCAGCAATTAGCAAAACAGGAATTCATTGTTGGAGATTACTCCATTGCCGACATAGCTACCTATCCTTGGGTAGCTGCCTATGAGTATTTGGGAGTAACCCTAGATAACCATCCCCACCTCAAACGCTGGGTCGAGACAATGCAGCAGCGACCTGCTGTGGAACGGGGCATGGCAGTTTGA
- a CDS encoding alpha/beta hydrolase: MGNGQSAIPNIFLPITDYRLPITDYRLPITHYRLPITHYPLPIFIESYVTSLNRNEIS, translated from the coding sequence ATGGGTAATGGGCAATCAGCGATTCCCAATATTTTTTTACCGATTACCGATTACCGATTACCCATTACCGATTACCGATTACCGATTACCCATTACCGATTACCCATTACCCATTACCCATTACCCATTTTCATAGAATCCTATGTTACCTCCTTAAACAGAAATGAGATTAGTTAG
- the trxA gene encoding thioredoxin — MSETAKYITLTYDNFETEVLNSSIPVIVDFWAPWCGPCRVMNPIVSELATEFDGVVKVGKLNVDDYEQLASQYHIEAIPSLLFFNQGKVVERFEGLVRKPTLVEKINALTNLISV, encoded by the coding sequence ATGTCAGAAACAGCCAAATATATAACCCTAACTTACGATAACTTTGAAACCGAAGTCCTCAACAGCTCCATTCCAGTCATAGTAGATTTTTGGGCACCATGGTGTGGTCCTTGTCGGGTAATGAATCCAATCGTCTCTGAATTAGCTACAGAATTTGATGGAGTTGTCAAAGTAGGCAAATTAAATGTTGATGACTACGAACAACTCGCCAGCCAGTATCACATTGAAGCAATTCCTTCCCTATTGTTTTTCAACCAAGGTAAAGTAGTTGAACGGTTTGAAGGTCTTGTGCGGAAACCTACTCTGGTTGAAAAAATTAATGCCCTAACTAATCTCATTTCTGTTTAA
- a CDS encoding peroxiredoxin-like family protein, whose translation MTLTQDLINLNTQLRAQQSEEAKAIMAKAGEDLAKSGIVDNSLNVGDKAPNFTLPNAVGKLVELQDLLATGAVVISFYRGQWCPYCNLELRALQQFLPEMQKLGATLVAISPQTPDNSLSTTEKNHLTFEVLSDVGNKIAKEFGLVFTVPEELRPVYQSFGIDLPAHNGDETFELPIAATYVINPHGIITHAFVDLDYTKRLDPEEIVSALQTLAVAV comes from the coding sequence ATGACCTTAACCCAAGACTTGATTAATCTAAATACCCAGCTTCGCGCTCAGCAATCAGAAGAAGCCAAAGCCATCATGGCAAAAGCAGGAGAAGACCTCGCTAAGTCTGGCATTGTAGACAATAGCCTCAATGTTGGCGACAAAGCCCCTAACTTTACCCTGCCTAATGCCGTCGGTAAACTGGTAGAATTGCAAGACCTACTAGCCACCGGAGCCGTAGTCATTTCCTTCTACCGGGGTCAGTGGTGTCCTTACTGCAACCTAGAATTACGAGCCTTGCAGCAATTCTTACCAGAAATGCAGAAATTAGGTGCAACCCTAGTTGCTATTTCCCCTCAAACTCCCGATAATTCCCTATCCACTACAGAAAAAAACCACCTAACCTTTGAAGTACTCAGCGATGTTGGGAATAAGATTGCCAAAGAGTTTGGTCTAGTCTTCACCGTACCAGAAGAACTCCGACCAGTTTACCAAAGCTTTGGCATTGATTTACCTGCCCACAACGGCGATGAAACCTTTGAATTACCCATTGCCGCCACCTATGTGATTAATCCCCATGGAATCATCACCCATGCCTTCGTTGACCTAGATTACACCAAGCGACTTGACCCAGAAGAGATTGTCAGCGCATTACAAACCCTGGCTGTAGCCGTATAA
- a CDS encoding TetR/AcrR family transcriptional regulator produces the protein MARHKTFDPEDVLEKAMETFWLYGYEGTSMQDLVKTMGINRGSLYDTFGDKRSLFLAAIAHYNDTCVKNAIASLEAPTASKQAIIDFFYNLIEGAVDDKDHRGCLLTNTAVELCPHDPQTLSRIAANLRSVENAFKKALSTAREQGEITTNHDLQALAQYFTSSIQGLRVISKVNPDPETLRAIVKVILSVLD, from the coding sequence ATGGCAAGGCACAAAACCTTTGACCCAGAAGATGTTCTAGAAAAAGCCATGGAAACCTTTTGGCTTTATGGCTATGAAGGAACCTCAATGCAGGACTTGGTCAAAACCATGGGGATTAACCGAGGCAGTCTATACGACACCTTTGGTGACAAACGTTCCCTATTCCTGGCTGCGATCGCTCATTACAATGATACTTGTGTTAAAAATGCGATCGCATCCCTAGAAGCCCCCACAGCCTCAAAGCAAGCCATTATCGACTTTTTCTACAACCTCATCGAAGGGGCTGTAGACGATAAAGACCATCGAGGCTGCTTGCTCACCAACACCGCTGTTGAACTGTGTCCCCACGATCCACAGACCTTATCCCGGATTGCAGCTAATTTGCGCTCAGTGGAAAACGCTTTTAAAAAAGCCTTATCCACAGCAAGGGAGCAAGGGGAAATCACAACCAACCATGACCTTCAGGCATTAGCCCAATATTTCACCAGTAGTATACAAGGGTTGCGGGTTATCTCCAAAGTCAACCCAGACCCAGAAACCCTAAGAGCTATTGTCAAGGTAATACTTTCCGTTCTCGATTGA
- a CDS encoding M15 family metallopeptidase has translation MNNAGLPGEPANLSEVTEVVVDDIPEAVRDRQDIKPRSRWQVTLLIIGLLAIGGIAFSLIPMEPTPEAQSKSGEATSTQSQTEASSQSPQGSLNTRGNDGDNILGHLAYSEVLSSQLQPITRDGRIKLEAAAARKYKAMAAAARRQGVILVPISGFRSVDQQKYLFFQVKEQRGQVASKRAEVSAPPGYSEHHTGYAIDIGDAMAPATNVNPEFENTAAFKWLEKNAAFYSFELSFPKDNPQGISYEPWHWRFVGDTKSLETFYKGKKPTPAPSPPSETPKFEDEV, from the coding sequence TTGAATAACGCAGGTCTCCCGGGCGAACCAGCAAACCTTTCTGAGGTAACAGAGGTAGTAGTAGATGATATTCCCGAGGCAGTAAGGGATAGACAAGATATCAAACCCCGGTCTCGTTGGCAGGTCACCTTACTAATTATTGGACTATTAGCAATAGGAGGAATCGCCTTTAGCCTGATTCCAATGGAACCAACTCCTGAAGCTCAGTCGAAGTCTGGTGAAGCAACATCGACTCAAAGTCAGACAGAAGCTAGTTCACAGAGTCCCCAAGGGAGTCTAAACACTAGGGGGAATGATGGTGATAACATTCTGGGACACTTAGCCTACTCTGAAGTGCTAAGCTCACAACTGCAACCAATTACCCGTGATGGCCGGATTAAACTGGAGGCTGCAGCAGCTCGGAAATACAAAGCAATGGCAGCCGCAGCCAGGAGACAGGGGGTAATCCTAGTGCCAATTTCCGGCTTCCGTTCGGTGGACCAGCAAAAGTACCTGTTTTTTCAAGTCAAGGAACAGCGAGGACAGGTGGCTAGTAAACGGGCTGAAGTCAGTGCTCCCCCTGGCTACAGTGAGCATCACACTGGTTATGCGATTGATATTGGGGATGCCATGGCACCAGCTACCAACGTGAATCCTGAGTTTGAGAATACGGCAGCCTTTAAGTGGTTGGAAAAGAATGCGGCTTTCTACAGCTTTGAGTTGTCTTTTCCTAAAGACAATCCCCAAGGAATTAGTTATGAGCCTTGGCACTGGAGATTTGTGGGAGATACCAAGAGCTTGGAAACGTTCTACAAAGGTAAGAAACCTACTCCTGCTCCTTCTCCTCCATCGGAAACACCAAAGTTTGAGGACGAAGTATGA
- a CDS encoding ATP-dependent Zn protease, protein MQQIALNLIAIGVFGMTLSVLLGPLLNISPAIPAVTTFGVLSLVTLDGFSFQGKGLTLLLDVLASTNPEHRGRIIRHEAGHFMVAYLLGIPITGYTLSAWEALKQGQLGNGGVTFDTEALSAKASNLREMRLTLDRFCTVWMAGIAAETIVYENVEGGAEDCDKLRDALEGLGFSASEYSVKARWAERQATSMITEHWESYEALVAAMEKRASVAECCEVIH, encoded by the coding sequence ATGCAACAAATTGCGCTGAATTTAATTGCTATTGGTGTTTTTGGCATGACCCTTTCGGTTTTGCTAGGACCACTGTTGAATATTTCTCCAGCAATCCCTGCGGTAACTACTTTTGGTGTCTTGAGTCTTGTTACTCTAGATGGCTTCAGCTTCCAAGGCAAAGGGTTAACGCTGCTGTTAGATGTATTGGCGAGTACGAATCCTGAACATCGCGGACGAATAATTCGCCATGAAGCGGGTCATTTTATGGTGGCTTACTTACTTGGTATTCCAATCACTGGTTACACCTTAAGTGCTTGGGAAGCTTTGAAGCAGGGACAACTGGGTAATGGTGGTGTGACCTTTGATACTGAAGCACTATCGGCTAAGGCTTCTAATCTTCGGGAAATGCGATTAACCTTAGATCGATTTTGCACGGTTTGGATGGCAGGCATTGCTGCGGAAACTATAGTCTATGAGAATGTTGAGGGAGGAGCAGAAGACTGCGACAAACTCCGAGATGCTTTGGAAGGGTTAGGTTTTTCTGCTAGTGAGTACTCAGTGAAAGCACGATGGGCTGAGCGTCAAGCCACTAGTATGATTACTGAACACTGGGAATCTTATGAAGCACTGGTGGCTGCTATGGAAAAACGGGCATCTGTGGCAGAGTGCTGTGAGGTGATTCATTAA
- a CDS encoding class I SAM-dependent methyltransferase, which produces MTSNFFSTKEKFFDLWAPNYDILFTTVFYQALHKRLLEFVEFTDQPNVLDLGCGTGRLLNRLAQEFPNLRGTGVDLSTKMLTQARQKNQHRQRIIYRKGNAESLPFADREFEAVFNTISFLHYLNPQQVFSEVSRVLEPKGHYYLVDYTVIKPKKSLPISPNQIRFYSRQQREEFGQVAGLSCLGHHHLLGSVLLSIFQKPE; this is translated from the coding sequence ATGACTAGTAATTTTTTTAGCACAAAAGAAAAGTTCTTTGATCTGTGGGCACCAAACTACGACATCCTGTTCACCACAGTATTTTACCAGGCACTCCATAAACGACTGTTAGAGTTTGTAGAATTCACAGATCAGCCCAATGTATTAGACCTTGGCTGTGGTACAGGTCGTTTACTGAATCGTCTTGCTCAAGAGTTTCCCAATCTTCGAGGCACTGGGGTAGATTTATCTACTAAAATGCTCACTCAAGCCCGACAAAAAAACCAGCATCGGCAGCGCATAATCTATAGAAAAGGCAATGCTGAATCTCTTCCCTTTGCTGACAGGGAATTTGAAGCAGTCTTTAATACCATCAGCTTTTTACACTACCTAAATCCTCAACAAGTTTTCTCAGAAGTTAGCCGGGTATTGGAACCCAAAGGACATTATTACCTAGTAGACTATACTGTTATAAAACCAAAAAAGTCTTTACCAATTTCTCCTAACCAGATTCGTTTTTATAGCCGACAGCAACGGGAAGAATTTGGCCAGGTAGCAGGTTTGTCATGCTTAGGGCATCACCATCTCCTCGGATCCGTTCTGCTAAGTATCTTTCAAAAACCTGAATAA
- a CDS encoding Uma2 family endonuclease, which yields MQLISEPKYYSPEDYLKLEETAEYKSEYRDGEIIPITGGTTNHNQIALNIATLFKLGLKGKEYKVYIGDVRLWIPRYRQYTYPDVMVIQGEPVYTGKGTTTVTNPMLIVEVLSNSTKNYDQGDKFLYYRSISEFKEYILIEQSEYRLLQYNKTATNQWQFTEYESENSVISLNSLELSVSFPDIYEGVNFQLTQD from the coding sequence ATGCAACTAATATCTGAACCCAAATATTATTCTCCAGAAGACTATTTAAAACTAGAAGAAACAGCAGAATACAAGAGTGAATATCGGGATGGAGAAATTATACCAATCACTGGTGGCACTACCAATCATAATCAAATTGCCCTTAATATTGCTACCCTTTTCAAACTTGGATTAAAGGGAAAAGAGTACAAAGTTTACATTGGTGATGTGCGTTTGTGGATACCTCGTTACCGTCAGTATACCTATCCAGATGTTATGGTGATTCAGGGTGAACCGGTTTACACAGGTAAGGGAACAACTACAGTAACGAACCCGATGTTAATTGTCGAAGTTTTATCAAACTCTACTAAAAACTATGACCAAGGTGATAAGTTTTTATACTATCGTTCCATCTCAGAGTTCAAAGAATATATTCTAATCGAACAAAGTGAGTATCGTCTACTGCAATATAATAAAACTGCTACCAATCAATGGCAGTTCACTGAGTATGAATCAGAAAATTCCGTTATTTCTCTAAATTCCTTAGAGTTAAGCGTTTCTTTTCCAGATATTTACGAGGGGGTAAATTTTCAACTTACTCAAGATTGA
- a CDS encoding WD40 repeat domain-containing serine/threonine-protein kinase has product MSYCLNPNCPKPYNPDRNKFCQTCGTKLLLGQQYRALKLIGAGGFGRTLLAIDEGKASKSYCVIKQFYPQGNNNLTRAARLFHQEALRLEQLGKHPQIPELFAHFEQDHHWYIVQEFIHGQNLAQELAATGPFREGQIRRLLSQLLPVVDFIHQGKVIHRDIKPENIIRRRILRPSAGFGVITPPDLVLVDFGAAKYATRTTLAKTGTTIGSAGYAAPEQIFGKAVFASDIYSLGVTCIHLLTQTQPFNLYDPMENGFVWRDFLVNNPVSRQLSRILDKMIQSSIKLRYQSAIAVMDDLGITQDREAGLTWEPFHRNQRTPQSTGKTNVTSNSQPARPNPKIIVFAATTLNGHSDEIYSVAFSPDGRTLASGCRDKTIKLWELNTAWEILTFGGWFSKHSAEVRAVAFSPKGRSLASGSADHTIKLWNVRTGKEMFTFTGHSGEVNSIAFHPQGYHLASGSSDGTIKLWDVRTLTQLTTLTGHSSLIHSVTFRPDGKILASGSADATIKLWSALSGQEMHTFEGHSDQVLAIAFTPNGQTLASASADGTIKLWDIRTAQEITTLNGHNGCVYAIAFDRSGKILASGSADTTIKLWDVDTTQEIGTLNGHSDTIHALAFGPNNRTLASGSFDNTIKIWR; this is encoded by the coding sequence GTGAGCTACTGTCTCAATCCCAACTGCCCTAAGCCTTACAATCCTGATCGCAACAAGTTTTGCCAAACTTGCGGCACTAAACTATTGTTAGGACAGCAATACCGCGCTCTTAAGCTGATTGGAGCAGGAGGCTTTGGCAGAACGCTTTTGGCCATCGACGAGGGAAAAGCGTCTAAATCCTACTGTGTTATTAAGCAATTTTACCCCCAAGGTAACAATAATCTTACCAGAGCTGCTCGATTATTTCACCAGGAAGCGTTGCGCTTAGAACAGTTGGGCAAACACCCCCAGATTCCTGAACTCTTCGCCCATTTTGAACAAGATCATCACTGGTACATTGTGCAGGAATTTATCCATGGGCAAAATTTAGCTCAAGAGTTGGCAGCAACTGGACCATTCCGAGAAGGTCAGATTCGTAGACTCCTGAGTCAGTTGTTACCAGTGGTGGACTTTATCCACCAAGGTAAGGTGATTCATCGAGATATCAAGCCAGAGAATATCATTCGTCGTCGTATCCTCCGCCCCAGTGCTGGCTTTGGAGTTATCACTCCCCCAGACCTGGTATTGGTAGATTTTGGTGCAGCAAAGTATGCCACACGCACTACCTTAGCCAAAACTGGCACAACTATTGGTAGTGCTGGTTATGCGGCTCCCGAACAAATCTTTGGTAAAGCAGTATTTGCCAGTGATATCTATAGTTTAGGAGTCACCTGCATTCATTTGTTGACCCAAACTCAGCCATTTAATTTATACGATCCGATGGAAAATGGCTTTGTCTGGCGGGATTTTTTGGTCAATAATCCCGTCAGTAGACAATTGAGTCGGATTCTCGACAAAATGATTCAGAGTTCCATCAAGCTCAGGTATCAATCCGCGATCGCAGTGATGGACGATTTAGGAATCACCCAAGACAGGGAAGCTGGTCTTACCTGGGAACCATTCCACCGTAATCAACGAACTCCCCAATCCACTGGTAAAACTAATGTAACAAGCAACTCTCAGCCAGCAAGACCTAATCCCAAGATTATCGTTTTTGCAGCAACCACTCTCAATGGTCATTCCGATGAAATTTACTCTGTAGCCTTTAGCCCTGATGGACGTACCCTAGCCAGTGGGTGTAGGGACAAAACTATCAAATTGTGGGAGTTGAACACAGCCTGGGAAATCCTGACCTTTGGAGGTTGGTTTTCTAAGCATTCCGCTGAAGTACGTGCTGTAGCATTTAGTCCTAAAGGCAGGAGTCTTGCCAGTGGTAGCGCTGACCACACCATCAAACTCTGGAATGTCCGTACTGGTAAAGAGATGTTCACCTTCACAGGGCATTCCGGTGAGGTTAATTCCATTGCCTTTCATCCCCAAGGATACCACCTTGCCAGTGGCAGTAGTGATGGCACCATTAAGCTTTGGGATGTTCGTACCCTTACGCAGCTCACTACTCTGACCGGACATTCATCATTGATTCATTCAGTAACCTTTAGACCAGATGGAAAAATCCTTGCTAGTGGTAGTGCTGACGCTACCATCAAGCTGTGGAGTGCCTTAAGTGGTCAAGAAATGCACACCTTTGAAGGGCATTCAGACCAGGTGCTTGCGATCGCTTTCACTCCCAATGGACAGACCCTAGCCAGTGCTAGTGCTGACGGTACTATTAAGCTTTGGGATATTCGCACTGCCCAGGAAATTACCACCCTCAACGGACATAATGGTTGTGTTTATGCGATCGCATTTGACCGTAGTGGAAAAATACTCGCTAGTGGTAGTGCAGATACTACTATAAAGCTATGGGATGTTGATACAACTCAAGAAATTGGCACTCTCAACGGTCATTCAGACACCATTCATGCTCTTGCTTTTGGTCCGAATAACAGAACTCTTGCCAGTGGTAGTTTCGACAACACCATCAAGATTTGGCGCTAA